The window GAGACCGGAGTCGTCCACGAAGAAATCACCGATGAGAATTCTGTGCTGCCACTCTGGGAAGGAAAGATCGTAGGCAAGATTGAGAAGATTGAATAAATGGTGCCCTTGCTGATcgatgtgaccttgacctcaagtCTACTGTGATCTGTACATTATTACCTCATTATAAGGTCGAATCTTGGACAATCGTTCGAAGTTGAAAAGAATGCATCAAAATTTGGACGGATCTGTCCTGGAGACGCAGAATAGTGTTGATGGATGTTAGCCACTGTGAATGGCAGCATGACAGACTGTGTGCTTTCGCTCGCCTCCTATTAGTGCCGTCACTAAACAGGAGGCGAAAAGACTTTCTGCCGACGGATGCGTTCGTTGGTAAGACTTTTGTAAATCAGGGAGTTTATCAAAATGACGTATTGTGTAGCTCAACCATTGCATTACTGGTGCAGTTAGCGTAGCCCTTGCCCCCTGACCTTTGTTTCGAGTCTGTATGATACCATTCCATACAATGGCCATGACGGATGTAAATAAAGCGTAATCATAAATATGATTTGTATATAATTTTACTGGTGGCTAACGTGGTGAGATTTGTAAATGAGATGCCAAATATTTTACCCTGCCCTGATGTTCTGTTGTGTTGATCAACATTGATATTTTATCATAACCACCCTGGGTTGTTATAATGGATCCATCCTTTCTCATGGGTTACTGTTAGAATGGATGAAACCATTATTTGAATGGAGGTAGCTAGATGCTGGATTGACTGCAACTGCAAACAGAATCACAGCTACATTTTTACAAGGTGCCGTTTTATTTTGACACTGTACTCGGATGCCACCTGCAGCTTCGCAGTTTAGGAAGAttttaaagtttttagaagGACGGAATGATAAACCTTTTGTATTTCTTTACATTTTATCTCCCTGTGGCTCTTTTATGGCTCTCTATAATAGGTTTTAATGTCAGAGACGTTATTCCAACTGTGTGCTGATTACCCCGCGGTCAAGTCTTAACGAGGTGTCACATGGCCTTCTGTACCTGCTGTGCTGATTTCATGGTTCGGTAGTCTTGCCCATATCCATGACAAATTATCCATTTAAGGTGGATATTGTGATCGTGTCATTTACACTTGCAGCTTTGTATTTCCTGGACTCTTTCATTGCTCCCTTATGGCCATTCTTGCCAGGGTTATGACCTCAGTGTCTGGAGAAGGTCTGAGAATTCATTGTTAAGATACTAAACAGTGGTACCTTTAACTTTTGTTTTCACAGGAGGGGGAGTTCTTAAAGCAAGTTTTAATGTCAAAAGACAAGCTCCCATGAAATGACTTGGAATTTCCACTCCTCTTTCTGAATCTCCCTTTATGCTTAACTTGCCGAAAAATTAACTGATGATATAGCTATTTGGCAGAGCTTAGCTCAGCAGGTGCACTAGAGTTTTGACAGGGTAGAGATGATTTGACCACGAAATAAACCCATGACAATCGATAAACATGATGTGTTCCTTTAACTTTAGTTTTGTGGCCAGTACTCATTTGTATCTTGAAAATGGGAAGATTGAGTGTAAGCTGTGAATTGGAGTATCTAAGTGCTAAGAAAGTGTCGGTCATTTTGAGTCTCACTGATCTCTACAGAATCTCATACACAAGGAAATCTGCAAACGTTTTGGGTCGGGTGGGCTCTTTAATGGTGTTTCCCTGTCGAAGACTAAAGAATGCTTTCCCTTCAGATTCTTATTTGGTAGGCAGCCCTGCTGACATGTTGGTTCATACCATGTTTGGGAGGTGATGATGGTGTCTCtattggtggccattttgacTATAGCAAGATATGTGCAAGCATAACAACGATTAGAATCGTTTGGTAGTTCCTGGCGATGTTGCTGCTTTACTCTGCCTGGCTATAGTCAAAATGGCGGCCAAAACTGATGCCGCAAGCCACTTTTGAGAACATCGGGTACCAGCATGCCATGCAAACTCTTCCTTTCTTGTGCTTCCGTCTGCTCTAGACACGTCATCCGCCAACAACACGTGATTTCTTCAGCAGACGTTTCAAAGCTGTACACACGTCTCCTGCTTCTTCAGGTATTTCACGAGCTTTAGAGGTCTGGTTATATCAAGCCTGCCTTTCGTTTCTTCTGAAGAGGTATGACACTTTCACACTTAATTTTAAAGGCACTTGTCTGTGGGAATTCACTGATTTTATGTGTGCACTGCAGACCAATGTTTTGATAAAGAGGAAGTGTTTTTGTCTCCTGCCAATAAAGCCCACTTCTAGGAATCCAGGACTCTGTACTCTGTGTAACTGGAGGTGTGACTGTTTTATTGTTTTGTGGCTAAAAGTACATTGTGGTCAATTGTTATCAGTCAGTTTGAACCACTTGCTAAAAGCAACCTACTGGACGTCTTTAGAAATACATCACATTTTCTAGTACTTCTTTATCTCCATTAAAGAATCTGTACTTAAAACAACCATATGAGATACTGTAAGGTGCTAATCATCGACTATAGGCACTAAAGATTATCACTACATTGACTTCATTCCTAGTTACACAATCGACACCTAatggacaaaaatcaaaatgcaCTTGAGCACTTGGCGCAGTTTGGACTGAAAATTGAAGTACTCTTAGCAATGAATGTATTGGAAGATCATGTAACCAACATATTCAAACATCATGTATGATAACTGTGcttacatcatcatcaatctttTGATTTGTTGGTTTTTGCTTCCGTGTGAAGAATGGATTGGAAATGCAACTCATTGTTTAGAGTTCTTTAGTTTTACTCTTGTCTTATGGTGCGTATAGTCGATGGATAGTCCTCATCCTTGTCTTTAAGGCAGTCAGCGTTTTAGTTGAGcatcatatttcatccatttAATACCAAATAAATAGCATTTGTAAGAAAACGTATTGATAAATACTTGTAAATACTTGTCCTACAGTTTGTATTGCTAAGTACAGTGTGTGTCAGTTTCATCCAAGCAACTTGGATCAAGGGATTgtgcaaatatttttgtgatcattttgagTCCAATTTTAGGGACTTGCATTGATTGAAGATAGAAAGTTTTCAAACTTGAAGGAAAAAAACGTTGACAGAGTTGGTGATGGTGGATTGGTCACATCACCAACATGTGACCATATTGTGGTTTTCCTAGACTTCGACGAGATTGATTGCATTTTGCAAAGAAGTCCCTGGCTTCAATTAGGGAACCATTGATCACTTTTAAAGAAGGGTCCCAAGACCACAAAAGGATGTTTGTCGATTCACTTCATGCTCTTTTGGAATTATTGATGAAAACTGTCTGGTGACACAAATATTTGCATGACCTTTTTTTttagcgtgtacattctgtatatGACATCTCTCCCCGAGGATCTGTGTTGTTTGGGTGACAATGTAAACCGGGAAGATTTAGCGCAGTTTTATTCTTGCGGTTCGCCAACAATTCcgataaaatgttttttctatatttttgtttttttggcgGTTTACAAAATTTCCAAgactttttttcacaattttgatTTTCATGGATCTAGGTCTATTgcgaaatctgcaaaaataaaaacgtCTGCGAAAAACTTGTCGGTTTATAGTACTTGTTGGTTCATACAAACTGAATGGTGTACTGCTTTATCAGGCTGAGGGTGCTTCGCTCCTGCCAACAATCAATGACAATCATATTTTAACTCTGTGAAGTATTCTCTTTGGTGATTTTCAAGTTGTCGTTGTTGTACTGGTTCATCTGGAGGCATTAGGTTATTTTTTGTCGTCGTCTTCTGCAGGAGATTTTAGCACAGCCAGGTACCTCGCACTGGCAAAACTTCCAAACTCCATGTCCTATCAGTGGAGGAAATATCTTTGCTGGGTGTGAGTCATCCTCTATTCCTCCAGGGATTTCAAAGGAAACAAATGTATGTCAAAGTCTTGATGGGGAAAGATGGTTATGTGAGTGCCAAAGTTTTATGGCTAAAATTTCTTGTGGTGATGACAACTTGTTTCAGAAATTGTCCTTcggttttatacatgtatatcaattcaCTCAACTTTATTGATGTCTATGTGATCGGTACTAATCCTTCCTTGAAAACAAATCGATCTTCCTGCTACAAAAGCAGAGTTAAAGGGAccacttgggcgtgggatttacctggccaggaggataatacccctgcttgccaccatgcgctgCCACCTGTAGTATCACACCAACACTgatctctaataatgatttttggtGGTGTTTCGAGGCAATTTTGGACaaggcttgtgaatttcaggcggCCCTATGGTTACACctcgttctagtgcattgtttatttcagttcaaCGATTTTTCAGTTGATCCTGTTTGATGATGTTGCgttcctgctggaagccatttttgtatgaaaaaccaacatatctcatgcccaagttgtctctTTAAGATTTGTTTCCTTTTCCTCTCAGTATTTCTATAAAGCGACAATTTCAATCATTCTGTGTAGTTCTGTTCTAGTGTTACTTATCAATAATTTGgtggaagaaaaagaaatcgtGGGTGATTTCTAATTCTTGAGCTGATGAGAACAGTTTTGATGATTAATTATGTAAATCTCAACAAAAAGACAAGTAAACCCCATGAATGTAAGAATTTCtttgaaagatttgaaaatgCTAATTCAATTGAAAACGTTATTCAACACTCCTTGTGTCTTGACCACGGTGCCCTTGTTCTACTTTACAGCCCTTATCAGTGTAATTCACAGTTTCTAGCTTTACCTTACTCCAAAAATTCCGACAATCCTGAGGGGTTAACCGAGCCTTGGTGAGTTTTGGTCATTTGAGAATTACTTGCCCTCAGGGTCAATCTTTGATCTATTCAGAACCATTTGTAGAACCACTCATCCGTTCCACTGGGCCAGACTCTTTTGTTATCTTGCTCTGAATCTTTTCTTGCTCTGTATGTTTGAAAGAAGTCAATTTTTCTGTGGCCATATTGGCTCATATTCTGAACAGTATCTGTTTAACAAGCAATAACTAACCCTTTATTGTCTGTTTCCTGGACCAAAATGAGTCCATTGAAATCCGTTTGTGAATTCATTGTAAGAGGGTTTCTTTATTGCACAAGTTGGTGAGATATTTGTGTTCTTTGGTTCAGCAATCAGCTGTTATCAGTAATCCTAGTTCTAACATTCTAAATGAGCAGCATGTATCTAGTCTGAAGTTATTGCCTACCCTTGCATTTCAAATCAAAGTAAATCTAGGTTGGCTTCTGAAAATACTGCTATAATTGCCATCATACAAATTTTGTGTTTTGGCAGCTGCTTGTTCACTTAAGACCAGGCCAGTATACCAACAGTTCATTCTTCATGTATGTTCACATTTCAAGGAAAATTGAACAAGAAGTAAatacagcatttgattcactACACTGTGACCATGATATGTTTGCTAGGCGAAAGTTGGCAGGTTTGCTCAGTTTGAGTTGCCgtgaaaatgacatgatttataGTGTATGCTTATTAGATTGCACCCCACCAaaaactctcctgagaaaacaATCAGTTATGACCCCATACCAGGTGTTTTAAATCTGCATATTTCCAATGTGTGTGCCGTTATGGTGATAAGATTAAGCGTTTGATTCAGTCTAATTGGACACAAGACCAGTGTGCATCCTGTGTGCAGCTCTATACAGGTTTCTCTCTAACATGTTCTCAGGCTAACTTTTGGCCATTATTGACAAAAACTAATTAGATTCTCACCCACAAACGTGTTGCCAAAAGGCATGAGGCTTCTGCCTCGGTAAAAAACCAATGATTGAGTAATTATAATCTGTGACAATTAGGACGCTGTAATCGTCCTGAAGCCTGGGGCTGTTCTGACCTTCAAACAACTGATCTGATTTGCATAGATATTTTACCCTTGGAGTTAAATTTGTCTGGAGTTGGTTTGAGCAGTGTGTATTTATTGTAGGCACTGTGAAAAATTCTACCTTGAATATTGGCAAACTTATTCACTTGAATCAAATGATTGGTCATGAAGTTTTAAATTTGTACCTCCAGTGGTTCATTTGATCATGCAGGGCAGGATGCCAGACCGGTCTTGTGTGATTTTGTCAGATTTGTTGGTCAAAGTTTTATCATCACAACCATGAGCTACTGTTACATGCTTTATTTGGAAGTGAAAAATCTGGGCTATAATGTCTGATTTTACCATAATTCTAGAGCAATTTGTTCCAATTCAAATAGTTTTTTTCTCTGCAGACGTGGCTGTTTTATCGATATCGGTTTATTGTTACAATAGGTTTAGGTGGTGACACCTTCCTCCAAATGACTGAATCGtgaatgtatgtacatgtatgtacaaaatACTTTGTTATTTACAACCATGGCAAATGTTTGTCCTTGTCTCCTTGACAACCACTATTCTTTTGTTTCCAAAAAAGGAAATGTCTGCATTGTTTTGGTCTCGGAAGTGTTATTTTATGCACCAATTctgacaaattttcaaatttgatggttTTTTTCTACAGTATGAAGTTTTGAACTATAAATATCTGTTCAAAGCTTTTCCTCATACTTGAGGGACTATTTATAATTTATAAtaattatttcatgaaaaattgaCCAAAGTGTTGGTTGCCCGCAGCATGTGACTTCTTGAGAGAACATGGGGTTTTAAAGCTAAGTAAATTCAGTTCGATTGTATGCCTACTTCAAATATCTTTGGTTTGGACCATGCTTCCGAGCTCAGAACAAAATTGATGTTTGATTTGTGGATGAACAATATATTGATAATGAATGTAAATAACTGTTTTGTACCCTCCACCCAGTGACGTGTCAAAATGGTTATTGCCAATAGTTGTAAAAACACCAGACACcagacatttacatgtatttagtttCAAACAATAAAGTTTGTATATTATTTTTAGAGAAATTTAATTCCGACTTATTTATGTTAACCGAAATCTGGATACTATCTTGGCAACATTTGTTGCACGGTTGTAGAATGTCAGGTTGATAtaaatcaggaggttgtgggttggaCACTCGGAAGGACCACCACTGAAGGTGAACACTTAACCCCTACTGTAGTATGACAGGGCAAGGTTAACGGGTCTCCTCATCAATGGATGTTTGAGCACCACAGCGATAGGTTCTCATAGCAGGATGGGAAAGATCTGGAGTTCGCGCGTGGATGGCTTCAAGGTTCTCCACGTTTCGCTAGCCTATAGTAAGACAGATTTTACATCTGGCCCCCGGAATTAAAAAAACGTATAGCCAGGGCAATGGGTGGGAAGTCTGGTCAAGAGAGCAATTTGAATCAGTGGAGGGAAAGCTTTGTGAAAcacactaggcatttctgtcATAattcaagatacatgtacatgcattgccTGAAGCTGAATAGCATGCTTATGTCCAATATCCCAATACCTGGTTCACAGAATACATTTGGGTCAAAAAGACACCACTGCATTGTTTAGTCCACATAGTAATGTTCCTGAGAAGTAAAtaaaagaaaaacatgaaaatgaaataaaaatcatATATTATGTCACATTTTCACAATCGGTGTTTGGGAAGCCCCATGACCAGCTGAAGGACCACTATTTGAACTTCTATTTGAATCACCAGTTACAGAAACGGCAGTATTCGTAGCCCCATCAAAATCACCGGTTGTACAAGGAGCACTACTTGTAGTTCCATCACGAATGTTTCTATGCTTTGGCTTCCTTCCTGGAGATGTTTTTTTCCCTGAAGATAAAGTTTTCTTAAAGTCTTGATCTTTAACATAGTCATCATAAGTCCGCACAACCTTATCAGGTTGCCATAGTTTGTCAGTTTCTGGAGTAAAAGGATCCGGAGCCACAACATCAATGTGTTCATTCTGGAGCGGAATAACAAGTCGAAATGCATGAAGCATCATACGGTATGGCTTGACGTCTGTCCGATTACTGTATGCATAATCTCCGACTATCTGGTGGCCCACATGACGACAGTGAACTCGCAGTTGATGTGTACGACCTGAAAAAGAGACAGTTTTATTAGAAAAATGTCATCATTCATCCAAGAAAAGATAGATAAGACTGTACCCAGTAATATCCTTGATTCAGGTTATGCATTTACAGTGACAAACTAGTGTTGGGCTCAACCCAGAGGCATAGAACAGAATTACTTGTCTTAGTGCATAAAAAGTTACAGTGGTTTGTGAGAGAAAGACAGGGCATGAGTTCTCTGTGGAAAAATGAGATGGACAGCAACAGTGGCTGAAGATGGGGACATGTCAACTGGGACATGAGGGAAGAGGGCCTAGAAAAAAAGGTTGTCTGAATGACCAAAGACAGAATACGCACCAGTTTCAGGTATAAGTAAAACCTTTGAGGCTGGCTCTCCGTCGTATTTGCCCGTCTCCAGCAGCACCATCTTTGTTTTGCAAGGTCTAGGAGATTCACAGTTTGGATTGTCAGCAGTTGTCATGATATGCCTTGCATCCTCTGTCTTGTCCCTGCCTATAGCCGCACTAATAGTCAGTTCAGATCTTTCATCAAGTCGGTAGACTGTGTTACGCACctaaaagaaaagaagatatcATTCTATTATCATAGCACAAAAAAAGTAGAGGGAATGGAACACCAAAGGTTCTGTACCAAGCCTATTTAAAGATAGTGGGGTCCTACATGTATCCATATAAATATTGAATTACCTAAGAGAGATGTATTCTTGTAATGTTGTATTGGAACATAACACCAAAAAATATACCTCAATAGAATTCACAATGAGATATTTTGAATCATCAACTTACCAAAGCTGAGTAATGCttagtgaccagtctttgttgGAATTTAATGGCAGCTTTACCTGCAGCTTTCCTCTTCAAACCCAGGCAGAGAACTCCACTAGTGGCAAAGTCTAATCTGTGGACAAACCTGCAATAATTCAATTGATTTCTTAATTCATCGTATTCGTAATCTGACCAGCATACTTTTACATCAGAAAGATGGCTTGGATTAATTGATTGCCTGTTGTTGCCCCCGGCCCCTGGCTGGCCTCACTCCGGTTTGTGACCCTTAATAGGGCTACAGCCCTCCATATCACCTAAGCTTCAGTGGCCTTTGGTGCAAGTAAATGTTCGAGTATGATGCGCAGGTGACGAAGTTATTTACCGTAGCtatggtaggcctactatagTTAGTACTACATTCACAGGCGTTTGGGAAATGAAACGAAATATACGTTATACCTGAAATGATGTTCGAGCTTGGGATCAGCGACCTCTGGCATGACATGGAATAGCTGCTTTGCAACATCGATATTTCCGAACATTGGGTTGGTATGTGTTTCCTCCTCAGAGTTGATGAGGACGTCATAACGTTTGTTCACAACAACGTACTTCTCACTGCGATAAAGAATAGAAATGTCATCTATAGTGGCATCGGTGCATTCAGCCATAACTTGGCGCATGAATCGAATGTAATTAAAACGCTGCCAACGGTTTAAATCGATGTAAATTCGTGAAAAAGAGGGGAAAATTGAACGAAATTTTGCAATCATGGGCGCCGCCATGTCACTGTTTCGCACCCTTAGCAAGATGTACCAATGTTACATAAAATGTTTTTGTAAGTAAATGCTACTGGACGAGTTTAGCATCTCGTAGATGTAAGAAAAACCTGTAATAAGAAGTATTCATATAAATAGTTTGCTGTTTTCTGCAGAAAAATCATTATAAATAAAATTCTGTAAATATTCAAATAGGGCTGTAACCTAAATTGTCGGTACATGATGCTGAGCCGGGAAACTCGAATCATGGCGGACGGTTCACAAAAAGTTCAGTTCAAGCAGGtataaaaatgaatatttctTGCTAACCCATTAGTATCGAGCCTCTCTCTCCCGTTCACCTAAAAGAATGTAAATTAGAGAATCGAAAATGCTAAATCTATTGATCAGGTTGCTGTGCAATTTCCAGAAATCTGACTCCAAAGTGACAAACTTTTTCGTTTTGTTGGAAAACGCCATCTATTGCGAAGGAGTAGAACCAACTAGGCCTATgcagattttttttttaaatgaaggaGAGTTGTTAATTTGTGTTATCCTTGTTGTTACAGGAAACCATTTCCAAACTATTGAACTTGCATTTCAAAGATGAGAAGACAAAAGGTATGTCTTAATGTGGATCATTCATTAATAGTCCTACCTCTTGATTTACGataaaatgatgaatgattCCAAACTCAGTCTGACCTAAGACTTGTCAAGTGCTCCACCAAAGCAAGCGCAAATGGTATATGCATCATGTTGTTCTAAAATGTTCCAGCAGCTTCTTGTGTTTACAAGTGAATGAATTACAAAAGCTCCTACATCCGTTTTAACTTTTTGTTTTTTAGTGAGCACTGATGCAGCAATCATGGCTTCTGAGGTCACCAGGATATTTGTTGCAGGTGAGGAAGCATGTAAAAAAAGGAAGTGTCTTATGTAATGGTCTCATCAAGCTCTTACTGCTACAAAATCTGTATCAGTTTTCATCCTCTGCCTACCATGTTCCAATATCATTATGACAGTGATTGTGAAGACAGCCTGGTCGTGTCGTGAGGCCAGCTATCTGAGTGTAATAATCAGGTGATGTGATGATGCTTTTTCATGCAGCTCTGACTGAGCTGGTAGTTATGGCAGCAATGGATACATCGATTCTTTTCATCTTAGTCCAGAAATTTCCTCTTGTGTATCTCTATTCCTGTCACTTTCTGATTTCAGAAGCTATACTGAGGTCATCGAAAAGGGCTCAGGTATGTTAGTCGGTGCATGTGAAATTGtctatgttttttcttcttaaatgAGAGTTCAGAATGCCAAGGTTTCCTGCACTACTCCCTCATCCAAAATCAGCCTTGATCACCAACATGAAGTTGTACAAATGTCAAAATGATGTGACTTCTGTTAAGTTGGGAACACGTGACTTAGTAGTACTCCTGGATTCCAGACACCTCAGAGAAAATGAGTAAATGCTTAGAGGAGTTTATCTGAGGTTTTACAAGcaacataatgtgtaggcctcAAACCTACTctgtttaacaccttcagcgccgaacctacgtggcccaaatccccctcccctttgagctggttatcggag is drawn from Lineus longissimus chromosome 1, tnLinLong1.2, whole genome shotgun sequence and contains these coding sequences:
- the LOC135485328 gene encoding centromere protein X-like — its product is MADGSQKVQFKQETISKLLNLHFKDEKTKVSTDAAIMASEVTRIFVAEAILRSSKRAQNESSNIINIDHFEKILPQLLLDF
- the LOC135497927 gene encoding RNA pseudouridylate synthase domain-containing protein 1-like isoform X2: MFGNIDVAKQLFHVMPEVADPKLEHHFRFVHRLDFATSGVLCLGLKRKAAGKAAIKFQQRLVTKHYSALVRNTVYRLDERSELTISAAIGRDKTEDARHIMTTADNPNCESPRPCKTKMVLLETGKYDGEPASKVLLIPETGRTHQLRVHCRHVGHQIVGDYAYSNRTDVKPYRMMLHAFRLVIPLQNEHIDVVAPDPFTPETDKLWQPDKVVRTYDDYVKDQDFKKTLSSGKKTSPGRKPKHRNIRDGTTSSAPCTTGDFDGATNTAVSVTGDSNRSSNSGPSAGHGASQTPIVKM
- the LOC135497927 gene encoding RNA pseudouridylate synthase domain-containing protein 1-like isoform X1 — translated: MIAKFRSIFPSFSRIYIDLNRWQRFNYIRFMRQVMAECTDATIDDISILYRSEKYVVVNKRYDVLINSEEETHTNPMFGNIDVAKQLFHVMPEVADPKLEHHFRFVHRLDFATSGVLCLGLKRKAAGKAAIKFQQRLVTKHYSALVRNTVYRLDERSELTISAAIGRDKTEDARHIMTTADNPNCESPRPCKTKMVLLETGKYDGEPASKVLLIPETGRTHQLRVHCRHVGHQIVGDYAYSNRTDVKPYRMMLHAFRLVIPLQNEHIDVVAPDPFTPETDKLWQPDKVVRTYDDYVKDQDFKKTLSSGKKTSPGRKPKHRNIRDGTTSSAPCTTGDFDGATNTAVSVTGDSNRSSNSGPSAGHGASQTPIVKM